A single window of Pyxidicoccus xibeiensis DNA harbors:
- a CDS encoding signal protein has product MSDDIQKVTRPGYGRRTYILDREFQLKYILLLGGIGAGSILVFGLLAHRVHVSSVASGMDGAETLLWLTGLGTLGMAVALGLFGLLFTHRVAGPVHVMGLYVAALAAGRYPRLRPLRKGDELKRFFERFSEAFDRIRQREAEEAHALESALAALKGVATTPEAREALDTLSALHHRKRQAVDNPTGGNFKSVA; this is encoded by the coding sequence ATGTCCGACGACATTCAGAAGGTGACGCGCCCCGGCTATGGCCGCCGGACGTACATCCTGGACCGGGAGTTCCAGCTCAAATACATCCTGCTGCTCGGGGGCATCGGCGCGGGGAGCATCCTCGTGTTCGGGCTGCTGGCGCACCGGGTCCATGTGTCCTCGGTGGCCTCGGGCATGGACGGCGCGGAGACGCTGCTGTGGCTGACGGGCCTGGGGACGCTGGGCATGGCGGTGGCGCTGGGGCTGTTCGGCCTGCTCTTCACCCACCGGGTGGCCGGCCCCGTCCACGTCATGGGCCTCTACGTGGCGGCCCTGGCGGCGGGGCGGTACCCCCGGCTGCGGCCCCTTCGCAAGGGCGACGAGTTGAAGCGGTTCTTCGAGCGCTTCAGCGAGGCCTTCGACCGCATCCGCCAGCGCGAGGCGGAGGAGGCGCATGCCCTGGAGAGCGCCCTGGCCGCCCTCAAGGGCGTGGCCACCACCCCGGAGGCCCGTGAGGCGCTGGACACCCTGTCCGCCCTCCATCACCGCAAGCGTCAGGCGGTGGACAATCCGACTGGCGGCAACTTCAAGTCCGTGGCCTGA
- a CDS encoding HEAT repeat domain-containing protein — protein MFRSLAALCVALTFLFLTGCSDDPGSPAYWESNIQRSRRPEDRIRMVEALRASGKLNESFLPMLHEKLAAERKPEVRAALARALGDVKHVSSVEPLKAALDPAASDMSAQLANKAMVTTLGAIGDPRAVPALVPLLRTKDNYTRIEAVQVLGAMKAKEAVDALITLATDETVEPFLNKKAIEALGNIGDPRAAPALVRMLTKERKGKSFYVESSFALFQLGQPAADALLPALEGKDPELLKWAQSNGVNPASYSMKAATVLGDLREKRAVAGLLKQLSFTHSDPQIQALVRMQAADALARMRAQEAVKPLAGLVTETDPTVRDAYVRALTRLGSRDALPALEKAAGTGDFDSREIAVRGLAMLGDARELPVLQKLIAGEPARTAADCKKTGEEGCDDAAALGKKRADALAKHTKLLEAAQACTGNAACWAQRLEKADPLTLERAALELGRSRSAEHVGALAAKLNVRDTESRLAVILATGWLLEDSQDAAKKIREASLPALRKQLQEEQGMTQFAAVNEDLRRLVTRIDRT, from the coding sequence ATGTTCCGCTCCCTCGCCGCGTTGTGTGTCGCTCTGACCTTCCTGTTCCTCACCGGCTGTTCGGACGACCCCGGGTCTCCGGCGTACTGGGAGTCGAACATCCAGCGCTCGAGGCGCCCGGAGGACCGCATCCGCATGGTGGAGGCGCTGCGGGCATCCGGGAAGCTGAACGAGTCCTTCCTGCCCATGCTGCACGAGAAGCTCGCCGCCGAGCGCAAGCCGGAGGTCCGTGCGGCGCTGGCGCGGGCGCTGGGGGACGTGAAGCACGTCTCGTCGGTGGAGCCGCTGAAGGCGGCGCTGGACCCGGCGGCGTCGGACATGTCCGCGCAGCTGGCCAACAAGGCGATGGTGACGACGCTGGGCGCCATCGGCGACCCACGGGCGGTACCGGCGCTGGTGCCGCTGCTGCGCACGAAGGACAACTACACGCGCATCGAGGCCGTCCAGGTGCTGGGGGCGATGAAGGCCAAGGAGGCGGTGGACGCGCTCATCACCCTGGCCACGGACGAGACGGTGGAGCCGTTCCTCAACAAGAAGGCCATCGAGGCGCTGGGCAACATCGGCGACCCGCGCGCGGCGCCCGCGCTCGTGCGGATGCTGACCAAGGAGCGCAAGGGCAAGTCCTTCTACGTGGAGAGCTCCTTCGCGCTGTTCCAGCTGGGACAGCCCGCGGCGGACGCGCTGCTGCCGGCGCTGGAGGGCAAGGACCCGGAGCTCCTGAAGTGGGCGCAGTCCAACGGCGTCAACCCGGCCAGCTACTCGATGAAGGCGGCCACGGTGCTGGGTGACCTGCGCGAGAAGCGCGCGGTGGCGGGGCTGCTGAAGCAGCTGTCCTTCACGCACTCGGACCCGCAGATTCAGGCGCTGGTGCGGATGCAGGCCGCGGACGCGCTGGCGCGCATGCGCGCGCAGGAGGCCGTCAAGCCGCTGGCGGGCCTCGTCACGGAGACGGACCCCACGGTGCGCGACGCCTACGTGCGCGCCCTGACGCGGCTGGGCAGCCGGGACGCGCTGCCGGCGCTGGAGAAGGCGGCGGGCACCGGCGACTTCGACTCGCGGGAAATCGCGGTGCGGGGCCTGGCGATGCTGGGTGATGCGCGCGAGCTGCCCGTGCTGCAGAAGCTCATCGCGGGGGAGCCGGCGCGCACCGCGGCCGACTGCAAGAAGACGGGCGAGGAGGGCTGCGACGACGCGGCGGCGCTGGGCAAGAAGCGGGCGGACGCGCTGGCGAAGCACACGAAGCTGCTGGAGGCGGCGCAGGCGTGCACGGGCAACGCGGCCTGCTGGGCGCAGCGGCTGGAGAAGGCGGACCCGCTCACGCTGGAGCGCGCGGCCCTGGAGCTGGGCCGCTCGCGCTCGGCGGAGCACGTGGGCGCGCTGGCGGCGAAGCTGAACGTGCGTGACACCGAGTCGCGCCTGGCCGTCATCCTCGCCACCGGCTGGCTGCTGGAGGACTCGCAGGATGCGGCGAAGAAGATTCGCGAGGCATCACTGCCCGCGCTGCGCAAACAGCTCCAGGAGGAGCAGGGCATGACGCAGTTCGCCGCCGTCAACGAGGACCTGCGCCGGCTGGTGACGCGCATCGACCGTACCTGA
- a CDS encoding FUSC family protein: protein MSSLRRHLVSFLHVEPGRPALGAGLRAALAVGVPMVAAAVLHLPAATWMGMAGLFVALVDRGGPYRERALTMGTLTVLGAWVSLGSAFLHLPSWAAVVVTLCWVAACGFLRSYGDTPGLMGVVLANYGVVSLALPAKDLSEALVRGGLFLVGGAWAMLLALLLWPLRPYRPVRLAIARCYREVAARADAVSRWPLSGPDAQVPHENGPGSQGRVRQQLEAARAALASTRRGRAGESGRGEHMLVLLEGADALLPALTALTETLELAPREPRYHALRAEVQRALGDLASDGRRIARALEKEWDARESSSWDVERVHRALSALDAEGEVPMQARAAYAHAGGLLRRLREYSRALLDVAARLEEGGPMPADLPVVPGPGVGAAPKRSWLGPLRDNLGTGSVIFRHALRLGIAAALATALIRGLGLNHGYWVIITVIVVLQPYSGLTFQRGLQRAAGTLLGAALAAGLVALVKDPGIILLAIVVLFAIAISVQPLSLSAFQVLLTPALVLLAELQSGDWDLAGVRILNTLLGGVLALASARLLWPSPEHLRFPEQVASALRADRDYLRQVATARSDAEPAVREARRRLGLELLSAEASFQRLLAEWRGPARQLEPVMALLTYARRFGTAVTALAASRRMEDVPDLSPVTRYAGRVLDELATAVEQRRVPAPLPPGAPLAEGASPGADVLSRTQVERLVRQLSVLHHAAERLPPGLLA, encoded by the coding sequence CCGTGCTGCACCTGCCCGCCGCGACGTGGATGGGCATGGCAGGCCTCTTCGTCGCCCTGGTGGACCGGGGCGGCCCCTACCGCGAGCGCGCGCTCACAATGGGCACCCTCACGGTGCTCGGCGCGTGGGTGAGTCTCGGCTCCGCCTTCCTCCACCTGCCTTCGTGGGCCGCCGTCGTCGTCACGCTCTGCTGGGTGGCGGCCTGTGGCTTCCTGCGCAGCTACGGGGACACGCCCGGATTGATGGGCGTGGTGCTCGCCAACTACGGCGTGGTGTCGCTCGCGCTGCCCGCGAAGGACCTGTCGGAGGCCCTGGTGCGCGGAGGCCTCTTCCTCGTCGGCGGCGCGTGGGCCATGTTGCTCGCGCTGCTCCTGTGGCCGCTGCGGCCCTACCGGCCCGTGCGCCTTGCCATCGCCCGCTGCTACCGAGAGGTGGCGGCCCGCGCGGACGCCGTCAGCCGGTGGCCGCTGTCCGGGCCGGACGCGCAGGTACCTCATGAGAATGGCCCCGGCTCGCAGGGGCGCGTGCGCCAGCAGCTCGAGGCGGCGCGCGCCGCGCTGGCCTCCACGCGCCGGGGCAGGGCGGGGGAGAGTGGCCGGGGCGAGCACATGCTCGTGCTGCTCGAAGGCGCGGACGCGCTGCTCCCCGCGCTGACGGCGCTCACGGAGACGCTGGAGCTGGCGCCTCGCGAGCCGCGCTACCACGCTCTCCGCGCCGAGGTGCAGCGCGCCCTGGGGGACCTGGCGTCGGACGGAAGGCGCATCGCCCGCGCGCTGGAGAAGGAGTGGGACGCGCGCGAGTCGTCGTCATGGGACGTGGAGCGCGTCCACCGGGCCCTCTCGGCGCTGGACGCGGAGGGAGAAGTCCCCATGCAGGCCCGGGCCGCCTATGCCCATGCCGGGGGCCTGCTGCGGCGGCTGCGCGAGTACTCGCGGGCGCTGCTCGACGTCGCCGCGCGGCTGGAGGAGGGCGGGCCCATGCCGGCGGACCTGCCCGTGGTACCGGGGCCTGGCGTGGGCGCGGCCCCCAAGCGCTCCTGGCTGGGGCCGCTGCGGGACAACCTGGGCACCGGCTCGGTCATCTTCCGCCACGCGCTGCGGCTGGGCATCGCCGCCGCGCTCGCCACCGCGCTCATCCGGGGGCTCGGGCTGAACCATGGCTACTGGGTCATCATCACCGTCATCGTCGTCCTGCAGCCCTACTCGGGGCTCACCTTCCAGCGCGGCCTGCAGCGCGCCGCCGGGACGCTGCTGGGCGCGGCCCTGGCCGCGGGGCTCGTCGCGCTGGTGAAGGACCCCGGCATCATCCTGCTGGCCATCGTGGTGCTGTTCGCCATCGCCATCAGCGTGCAGCCGCTCAGCCTGTCCGCCTTCCAGGTTCTGCTCACCCCCGCGCTGGTGCTGCTGGCGGAGCTCCAGTCCGGTGACTGGGACCTGGCCGGGGTGCGCATCCTCAACACGCTGCTGGGCGGAGTGCTGGCGCTCGCCAGCGCCCGGCTGCTGTGGCCCAGCCCGGAGCACCTGCGCTTCCCGGAGCAGGTGGCCAGCGCGCTCCGGGCGGACCGCGACTACCTGCGCCAGGTGGCCACCGCGCGCTCCGACGCCGAGCCCGCCGTGCGCGAGGCCCGGCGCCGGCTGGGCCTGGAGCTGCTCTCCGCAGAGGCGTCCTTTCAGCGACTGCTCGCCGAGTGGCGCGGCCCCGCGCGGCAACTGGAGCCGGTGATGGCGCTGCTCACCTACGCGCGCCGCTTCGGCACGGCGGTGACGGCGCTGGCCGCCAGCCGGCGCATGGAGGACGTGCCGGACCTGTCACCCGTGACGCGCTACGCGGGTCGCGTGCTGGACGAGCTGGCCACGGCCGTGGAGCAGCGCCGCGTCCCGGCTCCACTGCCACCTGGGGCGCCGCTCGCGGAAGGTGCCTCGCCGGGAGCGGACGTGCTGTCCCGCACCCAGGTGGAGCGGCTGGTCCGCCAGCTCTCCGTGCTGCACCACGCGGCGGAGCGGCTGCCGCCCGGGCTGCTGGCGTGA